A window of Ammospiza caudacuta isolate bAmmCau1 chromosome 20, bAmmCau1.pri, whole genome shotgun sequence genomic DNA:
AACAAACTTTGTCTGAAGCTCCCACTCTGCCCACAACACCCTGGCACGGGTTGTGCAGGTAAAATGTGGCATCCTTGGAAGCATCCAAAGCCAGGTTGGTTGGGCCTTgaagcagcctggtctggtggaaggcGTCCACACCTTCCAGGGGATTGGAATGACATGAGATTTAAGGTTgttttcaacccaaaccatcctgtgaagTTATGGTTCTACACGTGCACACATGGATCTGAGAACATACATCTGCTCACACCCTTGCAGGACCATGTGTGACTCACATTTGGGGCAAACATCCAGGTGACGGGCACGCCGGGCGGGATGTGGAAAGGCACAGTGCAGCGCAGCACGATGGTTTCATCTGTGTAGGTCCACAGGTCCTGCACTGGGAGCATTGATGGGCTCGTGAGCTCCCATCTGCACATGCACTGACAGACATGATggtgctcctgggctggctgcagggactCCTGGCAGGTGTACACCTGGGCAGGTGCACTCAGTGTGGGACCGTGGGTGAGAAACATGGGGAGTCCCCAGAGATTCTTGTGGTGAAATCCTGTCTTCTGGATCAACTTTGCTCACTATAATCTCATTATAATACTGAAGACACCTCCATCCCAAAAGCTACCTGCCCCCAATGTATGACCACCTTAGCTGAGCACACATTCTGCATTTTTCTAGCTTAGACCTTTAAAAGCAAAGTTAGACCTCAATCAGTACCAGAAGTGTGACTGGAGTCACTCAAGTGCCCCCAAACATAAAAAGTAGCACAAATATAACCTAAGAATGGGAGGAAGTTGAGAAAGATTTCCTTACCATTAACACAACAGCCTCTCATGGCCCCATCATACCTGGGCAGTCCAGGGCAAACTGACAGTCCACGAAGCGGCAGGTAGCACACTGGAACACACGGGCAGCTGGCTGGAATCCTGGGAAAGAGAGACTTGGTGGTCCCAGGGAAGTGGGAGATGTACGAGGAGACAGGGGAGGGCAAGACAGAAGGATGGGCACTCACCACAGGGTGGGACACAGGCTGGAACTGGTGGGGAGGAAGCAGCGTTAGACTGGGCATCACTGGGGACCCACATCCTTGTAATGAGCTGTCAGGATTCAGCCCTTGTCCAGCCCAGATGGGGTCCCTGGGAGTTTCTCTAGGACAGGGGTTCCCAGGGTGGCCCCATACCTTTTTCCAGCTCGCTCAGCTTCTTCCAGATTCTGTTGACAGCTTCCTGCAGAGACTTGTTCAGGGACTCTGGCGTGTCCCAAATGTGCAGGTAAGACAATGTGCCCTCCCCCTGGTCCCCATAAACCTTTCCCAGACCCCAGAGATCCTTTATATAACTCACTTTGACTCCATATATCCCTCCTGAAGTGAGATACCTTCCCAAATATCCCCTCAAACTCCCCAAGAAGCTGTATAACTTGAAACCCATGTATCCTCAGGATTCCCCAAATATCCCTTTACAGCTCCTAGACCTTCATATATCTTCTATTTCACCTCCATCACCCTTCAAGGCCTCCACATCCCACCCCTCTTGCCCCATGTCCCACGTCCCTCAGCCTGCTCACTCTTCCATCGCTCCTCTAGAGAAAACATGGCATCCATGACGATCTCCCGAAGCTCCTCACGCTGTCCTGACGCTGGaaccagcacagggacacaggaatcAGTACAGGGTTAGGGTTGGAGTTTCAGGGATGGGATGGTTCAGTAAGATCTGGGGGTTTCTGGGGGTTCCTGAAGTCCTGAACAAGATTTAAGGGATACTGGGAAAGGTTCGGTGTCCCTGTGGATTCCTAAGGTCTTAGGTAGGGCCCCAGGGgcccccagtgtgtccccagtggTCACGGTTGTGGGATTCTCAGGGTTCCAGGCAGGTTTGGGATTCCCAAAAGTCCCTAGGGGCCAAATCAGGACTGAGAAGACCTTAGCTTGTCTGGGGTGGGTCCCTAGGGTCCCCAGCTTCCTGGAATCTTGTTCAATGTCAGTGTGAGGGTCTTGGTTGAAATGGGAAACCCCAGAGGGCTCTGGGTTGCAGTTCAGGGTGAGGATCCCCTTTGGGATGGATGTCCCTGGTGGAAAGGAGGGACAGGGATTCAGTCAGGACAGAGGTCCTTGGGCAGGATCCCTGTTGGGTTTGGTGTCCCTAGGGACTCATGACATACCTACAGTGACAGAGGCAAGTGGTTTAGAAGCCTCAACAATGGCCTCAATGCATTTTTTATGTCTGAGCTCATCGACAAAGGCCCCGGTAATCTCATGGCAAAGCCGTGCCCGCTGAATAGGGGgcccaaagcagagcaggcaggggtTAACCTCAGGGAGGCAGGACATCAAGACCCACAGCCACAAGCTAAGGTTTCTAGTGTGCCGGGGGACTAACACCAGCATCAGGGCCCAACACCACCACCCCATGACCCCAAACCTAGCACACAAGTGCCTGGCTTCCCTGGACAAAGGCAGGGTTCCAAGGTGGAACCTGGGCACCTGGGTCGCCATGGAACCAGGTAAGGCAGGAGGCCACACTCTAGCTAGCCACACTGACCTCACACCAGCCAAAGGTGTGGGCAGAACCCAGCAAGGAATGTGTAAGCCTCACATT
This region includes:
- the SPACA6 gene encoding sperm acrosome membrane-associated protein 6; the encoded protein is MSCLPEVNPCLLCFGPPIQRARLCHEITGAFVDELRHKKCIEAIVEASKPLASVTVASGQREELREIVMDAMFSLEERWKKSLNKSLQEAVNRIWKKLSELEKVPACVPPCGFQPAARVFQCATCRFVDCQFALDCPVQDLWTYTDETIVLRCTVPFHIPPGVPVTWMFAPNLRTQDMALFKELKGNPAKPFSLTIEEPAPGTVACRLGEQTKPIIRKFFYLNVSEGSVEEEKGLQTLFSTVLKSDDKTPTHIPYLGLALGFGSMALVLLLVASWQCLSVRQMRRRRGHQGTQEDSRPLDSV